The sequence GTTTTTTTAGATATTTCACCAAAAAAGGACCGGCCTCCTTCCCTCCTCCGTCAATAAGCAGATTTTCACCTCCGGGAAGCTGCACGAAGATAGCATCTCCCTGTCCTACATCCAGATAATGGACTTTTAAAATACCCTTTGAAGCTTCTTCAAGGTCAAGGGCATCACTGTCCTCAGCCAGATTCCCTTTTATTATAATGTCCTTTACAAAAACAAGTTTTTCATTTATTACTGAAGATAATTCAAACGGTGCTGCAGATAAATATGAAGCGAGAACAAGTACAAAAAAGGCAACAGCCGCCCTTACGGCCCATGTTTTTGTTGCTTTTTTGTTTCTGCCGGCATTGTATACTGAAGCTAATATAGAAAAGATTAATGTTATGAAGGCTATTATGCCTATTGCATCGATCACTGTAATACCTCCTTGATTCCTACAGCCGGTAAGGGTGTGATAATTACAAGCCTAAAAAAAAGCGTTTCCAACAAACACCTATTTTAATTATATGTTACTATAATGGGCGGTTAATCTCAAGAAATTGTTCCCGGTTTGTCCGTATCAAGATTTTGTAGGTAAATTTTAAAAGAATTTTTCCTCATCAAAGACCTCCCCATTTTGGATAAACCTTATTTGTTAATGATAAAAATATTCCTTTATATGTTAATTTATTACTCCCGGACAGCTCATCCCATATTTTGCTCCGCGAACAAAGCAGTATTAGTTATTTAAATGTATAATAAGTATAGCAAATTTAAAATATATTTTATAAATTTAAGCATATATTAATCATGAAATTCAATTTTGTATAGCACATTTTATAATATTGTGCTATAATATATATTGTTAAAAGTATAATGTATACAATATGAGGAGGGGAATTTTAGAATGGCCGTCAGAGCAGCAATAAACGGATTCGGTAGAATAGGAAAAAACCTTTTGAGAATCTGTATGGAGGGGAGAAGGGATATAGAAATTGCAGCTATCAACAGCACCAGCGGTCCGGAAGCCCATGCCCATCTGTTTAAGTATGATTCCATTTACGGTACTTTTCCGGGAGATATCAGGGTAACACAAAACTCAATAACCATATATGAAAAGGAAATCCTTTTTACAGCGGAAAGGGACCCTGAAAAACTGCCGTGGAAAGAGCTGGATATAGATGTGGTTCTGGAATCAACGGGGAAAATCAAAAAAAGAAAAGATGCCTTTAAGCATATAGAAGCCGGGGCCAAGAAAGTAATAATTACCGCTCCAGCCGATGAAGCTGACATAACAATTGTGATGGGTGTCAACCATAACTTATATGACCCGTCAAAACATGAAATTATATCGGCAGCTTCGTGTACTACCAACTGCCTTGCACCGGTTGTTAAGGTTATCCACGATGAATTCGGGATTATTAACGGTTCCCTCACTACTGTGCACTCATATACTGCCGACCAGATGCTAGTAGATAAACCCCATAAGGACCTGAGAAGGGCAAGAGGAGCAGCCCTATCAATAATTCCGACAACAACGGGGGCAGCAAAGGCAATCGGCCTTATAATCCCCGAACTAAAGGGTAAATTGAACGGGATCGCTTTTCGGGTGCCCACCCCGGCAGTTTCAATAGTTGACTTTGTTGCTGCCGTTAAGAGAGAGGTAACCGTAAATGAAGTTAATAATGCCTTGAAAAGTGCTGCTTCCGGCGAATTGAACGGAATCCTGGGCTTTACCACCGAACCCCTTGTTTCCTCTGATTTTATCAAAAACCCTCTTTCTTCAATAGTTGATGGTCTTTCAACTATGGTTATTGACGGCAGCACGGTTAAGATATTATCGTGGTATGATAATGAATACGGTTATGCTAATAGAGTCCTCGATCTGGCCAGTTTTTGTTTTGCCGATGATATAAATAAAATCAACTGCAGTGTTACAGCTTGAAGAAACCTTTATTCGTGAATCTAAGGCAAAAGCGGAGCTCTTTTTTTTCAAAGGTCATTTTATTTCATTACAGGAATGCTCCTTCATTGAATATGAAACTCGCTGAAACGAAAAAAGTGATAATGATCACATAAAAAAATACAATAATAACTTACAATGTAAATAACAGCAGACCAAAGGAGGAGATGGATTTCTATGGCAAATATTAAGGTATTCGAGTTTGATCGAACACTGCCTAAATTTCAAAACATTATCAATGACGAAAATACCATGATCAACATCATTACTTTAAAGAAAGGTGAAGAGCTTCCCAAACATAATACAAATTCCAATGTGTATTTAACTGTTTTGAAAGGCAGCGGGAAACTTGATTCTGGAGGGAATATTTTTGATTTAAGGGAAAATATGCTGTTGAACATAGAAAAAGGGACGGAAATGTATATTTACAACGAAAACAGCGATATCCTTTCCTTCTGTGTTACCAAAATCCCAAATCCAAATAATTTGAAAGGGTGAAAACATTGTTCAACAGATGGGTTTTTCGAATTATTGCATTAGTAATATTGGCCTTTGCAGTTATTACCAAAAGGATACAGTTATGGTTATTTATAACTCTATTCTCAATACTTTTATCTTTCTATTTTGGAAGGTTTTTTTGCGGTTACCTCTGCCCAACGAATACTTTTTTGCGGATTTTAAACTTTCGCAAGAAACACCCTGTAACCCTGGGGTCTGAAAAGATTCGTTTCATTGTACTATTCATCTTTTTAGTTTTAATGTTTATAAACATGAAATTAGGAGCGAAGTTCCCTTTTATCATCATATTGACAGCAATAGGAATTCTTTTCAGCCTGCTTATATCAGAAAGGGCCTGGCATAGGTACTTCTGCCCTTACGGAACCCTAATGAGTATTGTTTCAAGGAAATACAGTAAAGGTATAAAAATTGATCCCGATAAATGCACATCATGTGGATTATGCCAGAGGGTCTGCCCTACTGAAGGAATAGACAAGTCGGAGAATGGTTTTAAAATAATAAAAAACGAATGCCTTGACTGCAGCCTTTGTAAAACAAATTGCCCAGTTAATGCAATAAATTGATAGAACTATAAAACATAGAAAGATTCTGCTTTCAAATGATAAGAAAGCAGAATCTTTTTTAATGTTTTTTATTGGTTTGTGACAATAATTCTGAAGGTATCGGGTTTGACTGCCTGCTGAAAGGCTTTTTCTATCTCCGTTAAAGGATATTCCTCTGATACTAAAGCTGCAGGGTTAACCGTCTTATGGCTAAGCAGTCTTACTGATTTCTGGAAATTTTCTATTGAAGGGCTGACAGCCCCTTTTATCTCCACCTCGCTGTTGTGTATCCAGTTCGGGCTTAGTGAAATTGGGGCGTCGGGATGAAAAGACCCGTACATAATTACCCTTCCCAACTTCCCTGCCATTTGGACGGCCTGCTGGGCTACCTCCGGAATCGCAGTTGTATGGAAGACTACATCGGCCCCTCTACCTTCGGTTAAATCCTTCACCTTCTCTATAGGATTTACTTCTAAAGGATTAAAGGTTATGTCTGCTCCCAATTCTTCCGCTACTCTCCTTCTGTGGGCATCAACTTCACTGACTATAACCCGGGCACCCTGCTTTTTGCTCAATATTGTATGGAGAAGCCCCATTATCCCTGCTCCTACTACTACGACGTCATTACCCAGTTCAATTCGTGCTTTTTCTATGCTGTTTACCACACAGGCGAGGGGTTCAGCAAAAGCCCCGTGGCTGTAAGGTATATCTTCAGGCAGCTTAAATACCTGCTTTTCGGAAACAACAAGGTATTCGCCAAACCCTCCCGGGCCCGGTACAGCCTTTTTTTCAAACCTGTTCGGCTTGCCAATCTCTACACACAGGTTTTCCCTCCCCTGTCTGCAGTAATAGCATTTACCGCACGTATCCAATAACCTGAGGGCAACCTTCTGGCCTACCTGATATTCTGTGTCATCTACCCCTTCACCCAGTGCTTCAATTACCCCTGAGGCTTCATGACCTCCCACAAAGGGTAGGGGTATTTTTGAAACGCCCAAATAGAGCCTTTGTTCCCACGTGCAGATTGCACATGCTTTAACCTTTACCAGAACTTCTCCTCTCTTAGGAATCGGTTTTTCTACTTCCCTTATCTCTATCTGTTTTACCCCAATTATAGGGGCAATTTTCATCATATCTGTCATATGAATTTCCCCCTTACTTCACAAATCTGCCTCATTTATCTATAATATTTTAATCTATCAGATTGCACAGTATAGCGCTTATACACGCAAAGGTACTTTCTATATGGGTTGGCTGGCTGCTGGGTACCTTTATTATAAAATCAGCTTCATCCTTAAGTCTTCCACCTGATTCGCCGGTCAGTGCAACAGTAAAAGCCCCTTTTTTTCTAGCATATTTTAATCCCTCAATAACGTTTTTAGAGTTCCCGCTTGTGCTGAATCCTATCACTACATCTCCCTCTTGCATTAACCCTTCTAGCTGTCGTTTGAACACTTGGTCAAAACCGTAATCATTTACAATGGTTGTTATCATCGGAGCTTGCGAACTAAGACACAAAACCGGTTTAGGTTTTTTGCCGGATTTAAATCTCCCAATAAAAGCTGCAGCCATCTGCTGTGCTATTCCTGCACAACCGCCGTTTCCAAACGCGAAGACTCTATTACCTCTTTGGAACGATTTATCCAGGATATCAGCTAGTTCAATGATTTTATCTGCTAGCAGTTCCCTGCTTTTTTCTTTAACTTCAATATCTTCCTGAAAGAATCGATAAATAAACATCTTCATTATTATACTTCAACCCCCTTTTACAGGGAAGGGTGTATATTCTCTGCTGTGCCTTTTGTCAGATCGACCTTCAGTATCTTCCCTATATATCCGTACATTTTAACTCCCCCTTAAAGCTGCTTAAGGGCTTCTTTTATATCGGCATCTTCGTGAATGATTTTGGCTATTGCTCTGCACAATTTGTCGGGCTTAGGGTGCTTCCATATATTTCTTCCCATTACCACTCCTCTTCCTCCTGCTTCAATAGAATCTTTTACGGTTTTGAGCAGGTCCTCCTCTGTTTTGACTCTGCCGCCGCCCAGAATTAAGATAGGCTTGTAACATCCATCAACCACTTTTTTAAAGCTTTCCTTATCCCCGGTATATTCAGTTTTAATAAAATCAGCCCCAAGCTCTGCCCCTATCCTGCAGGCAAGGGCAATGTTGGCCGGGTCCCTGGAATCTTCGACAGGTTCAAAACCCCTGGGCAGCATTTCAGCGCCCAGCACAAGACCCCATTCCCTGCATCTTGCCGCATTATAAGCCAGGTCCTTTAGAGTTATGTCTTCGTTCTGTGCCCCCGGAAAACCCATGCATAGGACGCCGTCGGCCCCAAGCCTGATTGCATCTTCTATCTCATAAATATTGCTCATACTTGCATTTTTATTTGCGCTGATCTGGGACGTTCCCCCATCTATCCTTAGGATTAAACCGATATTACCTATCTCCTTTTGAAATGTAGAGGCAATCCCGAAGGTAGTTAAAAGGGCATCAATCCCACCGGCCACAGCCTTTTCTATTATGCTGCCCGTATTATTGAGCTCGGGTAGGACATTTAAGCCGTTCCCGTGGTCCATTGCCAGAATAAAGGCTCTTCCGTCTTTTTTAAAGATATTGTTAATCCGTCTTTTCATTTCTCAATCTCCTCCATATCTTGTTCGACTTTTTTTATAATTTCTGTTTTTGCTTATTGAGGCAAGGCACAGCCTTGCCTCAATAAGGAATTAAAACACGCCTATTACACTCCCTATAACCCCAAAGGCTACGATGTAAAGCATAATGGTTATGGGATTCTTGCCTTTTTTAACAAGCCAGAATACTCCGAGTGTCAGCAGCAGAGGTAAAAGCTTAGGCATTATCTTATCGAAAATATCAGCCTGGACATTTATCTGGGCTTCTCCAACAGACAGGGTCAATTTGGTGCTGAGGTTAACGAATTTCCCTGTTAATGCTCCGATCACAGTACATCCCAGGACCCCTGCCGCTGTAATGATATTATTAAACATATTGCTTTCCAGCAGCTGTTCTACGGCTTTACGGCCCAACCTGTATCCCTGCATCCACATAAAGTAAGCAATGCCGATAATTGCGGCAGCAATCAGAATCACGTATAAAATGGGGCCTATAAGGTTTCCTTCCACTGCCAGCCCTATACCGAAAGCC is a genomic window of Koleobacter methoxysyntrophicus containing:
- the gap gene encoding type I glyceraldehyde-3-phosphate dehydrogenase, whose product is MAVRAAINGFGRIGKNLLRICMEGRRDIEIAAINSTSGPEAHAHLFKYDSIYGTFPGDIRVTQNSITIYEKEILFTAERDPEKLPWKELDIDVVLESTGKIKKRKDAFKHIEAGAKKVIITAPADEADITIVMGVNHNLYDPSKHEIISAASCTTNCLAPVVKVIHDEFGIINGSLTTVHSYTADQMLVDKPHKDLRRARGAALSIIPTTTGAAKAIGLIIPELKGKLNGIAFRVPTPAVSIVDFVAAVKREVTVNEVNNALKSAASGELNGILGFTTEPLVSSDFIKNPLSSIVDGLSTMVIDGSTVKILSWYDNEYGYANRVLDLASFCFADDINKINCSVTA
- a CDS encoding 4Fe-4S binding protein; amino-acid sequence: MFINMKLGAKFPFIIILTAIGILFSLLISERAWHRYFCPYGTLMSIVSRKYSKGIKIDPDKCTSCGLCQRVCPTEGIDKSENGFKIIKNECLDCSLCKTNCPVNAIN
- a CDS encoding zinc-dependent alcohol dehydrogenase, with the translated sequence MTDMMKIAPIIGVKQIEIREVEKPIPKRGEVLVKVKACAICTWEQRLYLGVSKIPLPFVGGHEASGVIEALGEGVDDTEYQVGQKVALRLLDTCGKCYYCRQGRENLCVEIGKPNRFEKKAVPGPGGFGEYLVVSEKQVFKLPEDIPYSHGAFAEPLACVVNSIEKARIELGNDVVVVGAGIMGLLHTILSKKQGARVIVSEVDAHRRRVAEELGADITFNPLEVNPIEKVKDLTEGRGADVVFHTTAIPEVAQQAVQMAGKLGRVIMYGSFHPDAPISLSPNWIHNSEVEIKGAVSPSIENFQKSVRLLSHKTVNPAALVSEEYPLTEIEKAFQQAVKPDTFRIIVTNQ
- a CDS encoding D-sedoheptulose-7-phosphate isomerase; protein product: MKMFIYRFFQEDIEVKEKSRELLADKIIELADILDKSFQRGNRVFAFGNGGCAGIAQQMAAAFIGRFKSGKKPKPVLCLSSQAPMITTIVNDYGFDQVFKRQLEGLMQEGDVVIGFSTSGNSKNVIEGLKYARKKGAFTVALTGESGGRLKDEADFIIKVPSSQPTHIESTFACISAILCNLID
- a CDS encoding class I fructose-bisphosphate aldolase, whose product is MKRRINNIFKKDGRAFILAMDHGNGLNVLPELNNTGSIIEKAVAGGIDALLTTFGIASTFQKEIGNIGLILRIDGGTSQISANKNASMSNIYEIEDAIRLGADGVLCMGFPGAQNEDITLKDLAYNAARCREWGLVLGAEMLPRGFEPVEDSRDPANIALACRIGAELGADFIKTEYTGDKESFKKVVDGCYKPILILGGGRVKTEEDLLKTVKDSIEAGGRGVVMGRNIWKHPKPDKLCRAIAKIIHEDADIKEALKQL
- a CDS encoding PTS system mannose/fructose/sorbose family transporter subunit IID encodes the protein MEKRHKKLRKWDIIKSFFLWLTFSHACYNYERLQASAFAHAMAPIIKKLYDTKEEIAQGLKRHLVFFNTEPNVGAIIHGIVIAMEEERANGAPITDEAINSVKTGLMGPMAGIGDTITQGTITPILLAFGIGLAVEGNLIGPILYVILIAAAIIGIAYFMWMQGYRLGRKAVEQLLESNMFNNIITAAGVLGCTVIGALTGKFVNLSTKLTLSVGEAQINVQADIFDKIMPKLLPLLLTLGVFWLVKKGKNPITIMLYIVAFGVIGSVIGVF